The genome window ccaagtctgagagatagccttaagagttggaaatccatgggaattgatttggtaggaatgcacttagtacacattaagttatctcagttaggatgcaggtagtgcagagaggttacaacagagaacctcactgtgcccttttaacattttaaaccaatttgTGTGAGGCCTTTGTATTGTATCAATTGCACAAGTAAGTTTAGAGTCTTAGAAACCTATTACAAGtaaattagagtgaaggccctagttagagcatcttATTCTCACTAAGAAACCAAGAGCAACCTTAGAGAGccattggagagttgtaagtgcaactcttgcatgattgtcaagggtataaggGCTGAGTTTTTGCAAGCACTATTAGGATTAAGATAAGGTCAGTATGGGGAGTTTAGAAGCTTAGAAGTAAGCCTTTGTGTGTTACTTGCTCATGTGTTTAGGAGTTTAAgtatgtagtatatatatatatagttaataaatcatgccatgccattatgtgactatgtgaattatgtgactatgtggagtatgtgaatacatgattatgttaattgtctttcatatgtataaatgagcatgtatacctataattaaatacgtgtaatgactcttatagcgatagttagctaataatagagtattaagatacgtaactagagaataggcgcgtgtaatgtaaattagacttaaagtgccatttagtgacgaggttaatataatgtgtaggttccgaggcgaaaggaaaagctcttactatcaagattgaataatctcagaatcttgcaaaggcaagttactacatccttaactttacaattgttgcaaatatatgtgcaCCCGTGAACTCATAAatccttatgaatatttagttgcgATAATCACCATACCTATTATGTTCGCAAAtaccttgatataaaaattCCGATCATACCAGTACCTTCCTTTCAAATATATTCTTACACTTGTACCCAAAATGTTAGATTCCCTATTAAAAACTTCCAATAATACCATGACACGTACACCttcataaataccgaataacacttgatagaattgactttcttttgactttggaacttacccccttaagtccaatatgcgCTTGACACATCATTAGTGAATTTGAATCCCTTTGCcttatttcaataaaagatgatataaacctttttttttccggcatccatgttataaatcaaaatgaattataaaatgttttctttagtgatttggactagacgcaagtccttttcacatattattaggctcacatatagcctagggatcccattatatttgagaacccagcgcggttcgggattacttcgcggctgatcaccggctgtaatccgtagcgtcctaaaatgaattttgatgatgatatgattataacatgttgccatattgccacgatgccatgatttctataccatgattatccatgtgttttgccatgtccgttcatcatattatcatgaaccttaatgaatgctttcggacacctttgatattattatgatgccatgtgtttaggactgttagtacttgctgagcgtctttgctcatgttctcgtatttaaccccttttacagctagcaaatatggtacgcacaaagcaaacagcacgtaaatcgaccactggctacgcagagaattgtttaagggcgaaggtagcatatatgatataagcggctttcgctattatgttttgtactagttagatgggctgatccacactctgaacttataagatcttttgggactttatttcacctttttggacttgtaattaactaaaggttacccttttgggatttaaattatgtaatcctaatttccggatttattatttatctgtctcttgttcatattatatcaattcgtgtgtgtgtgttggtttggggtgtgacattttggtatcagagcctagGTTTAGAGTCCCTGGACAGCCCAATTAGGATCATAGGGtgtataagtatattatatatatatatatatatatatatcgggaGTATTATTATGCGTCGTTCGATTTAATCGTATCTAAcccttttgtatatatatatatatattattgacagcAACGTGCGCACTCATCTTCGGTCCCGCCGCCTGAACCTATTCCCTTTTCTGTCTATGCTGACTTGAGGCTGGAGCTCGACACTATCCAAGGGAAGTATGACAGGCTCATGGAGCGCATTGAGGAGGTTTATTCGAGTGATCATATCATGGGTGACGGACCTAAGGAGAAGACCATCTCTAGGCTTGAGTCATTGATCCAGGTGGCCACATCCAGGTTGGAGAAGATGCCAGTACACCGTGACCGGTCCAGCCAGCTCACTGTGCAGATGATAGCGGATGAACTTAGGAGCATGGTCAAGATGCTGCGTGAGGACACGACCCCTAACATCCCTAGGACCCGTGAGGAGGAGACCGAGGAGGAGGACGAGGACTAGAGGACGTGACCTTTAGTTGCTTAGGCTGTTTCTTTTATCATGATGTTGTTTATTTCTGTTTCTAGACTTTCGTACTATTTTGATTCAGATCTGTACTCGTATTTCGTACTTTGACATTCGTACCTTTCGTTTCGAACCATGTTTTAATTCAGTAATGCACTTTCCTCGATTCCTatattgctctttaaatttgcttATAACCATGCATCTTTTCTATTGTTTATATCGAACTGCATACCATGATAATTGTGAATAATCCCGTAACCTTgtatcatttaaaattgtataactcTTATTTCAGAATATGGCACCTAAAAGAGCTCGAGGAAGACCCTCTAATAACCGAGAGAATGAAGAAGGAAACCGAAACGCGAACCAGAACCTTGACATAACACAACTTCTAGAATTGGTACGCCAACAAACAGCCACTATtgcccaacaacaacaacttcttcaacaaaTGCAACCACCACAACCACCTCCAGGAAATGTCACCACTTTCAAAACCTTCCAATCCGTAAAACCCCCGGAATTCAAAGGAACTCAAGATCCGGTTGAAGCTCATGCTTGGTTAaaagagatggagaaggcttttgcCTTGACAAATGTTGGAGATAATCAGAAGGTGGAGTATGCTGCTTATTTTCTTAAAGGAGAATCGAACTATTGGTGGGAAACAGCAAAAGCTTTAGAACCCGAAGGAATTATTACTTGGGACAGATTTAAGAGAATGTTTTTGGATAAGTACTTTCCTCGCTATATGCAAACACAAATGGagatgaagttctttgaattaaaaCAAGATAATATGACAGTTGGGGAGTATGAGAAGAAGTTCACTGAACTATCTAGATTTATGGGAGAGTATGTTGATTCTGAAGAGAagagagcgaagagatttcaacaaggactaAAGCCGTGGTTGAGAAGTCGGGTGGTAGCTTTTGAATTGACTACTTATGCTGAAGTAGTTCAAaaagcaatggtaattgaaggcgAAAGTGAgcagaatcagaaggagaaaggcaacaaaaagagaagatttgaatcgGGAGAAGAAGGCACAAGTTACAAGGGCCAGAATCAAAAAGTTAATCAAAGGTTTAAACTTCAAAGTGGACCCGGAAACTTCAAGAAGAGAGAATCTGGGAACAAGTCACAAGAAAACAGATTTCAATCGAGTGGACAGAAACCCCCGCAAGGATCAATTCCGGAGTGTAAAGTTTGTAATAAGAAGCATACGGGGATTTGCAACAAGGCGAATGTAGTTTGTTTCAAGTGTCACGCAAAAGGCCATTATGCTCATGAATGTAAGAATCAGAAGGCCAATGTCACGTGCTACAAGTGTGGTAAAGTAGGACATGTGTCAAGGGAATGCAAAGGAGCGGTTAACAATCAATTGCTACAAATGACTGCTATGCCGTATCCGATGAATCAAGTAACTCCTATGCCAGCACCATCATTTCCAATGCCTTTCAATCAACCTCAAATGGCATCATCCTCATCTCATCCAGCTTTGACCTATCCGGCACAAGCAAGGACTTTCAACATGAATGTAAAGGATGCAATTCAAAGTTCTGATGTAGtttcaggtacgctttctgtgaaCGCTGCTAGTGCTAAAGTATTGATTGACTCGGGAGCTACAAGGTCATTTATTTCGAagtcttttgttgataagtggAATTGTGAAACCCAATTGATGCATGAACCCCTATCTGTTGTCTTAGCTAATCAAGATAGAATATCTGTA of Daucus carota subsp. sativus chromosome 3, DH1 v3.0, whole genome shotgun sequence contains these proteins:
- the LOC108203924 gene encoding uncharacterized protein LOC108203924 encodes the protein MVRTKQTARKSTTGYAENCLRAKQRAHSSSVPPPEPIPFSVYADLRLELDTIQGKYDRLMERIEEVYSSDHIMGDGPKEKTISRLESLIQVATSRLEKMPVHRDRSSQLTVQMIADELRSMVKMLREDTTPNIPRTREEETEEEDED